Proteins from one Oncorhynchus masou masou isolate Uvic2021 chromosome 12, UVic_Omas_1.1, whole genome shotgun sequence genomic window:
- the LOC135550373 gene encoding proteasome subunit beta type-6-like isoform X2, producing MFLLQIKKTTIMAVEFDGGVVVGADSRTTTGAYIANRVTDKLTPIHDHIFCCRSGSAADTQAVADAVTYQLGFHSIELDEPPLVQTAANLFQQMCYRYREELMAGIIVAGWDKRRGGQVYTVPMGGMLVRQPVSVGGSGSSYIYGFMDSNYKPGMTKEECLHFCTQALALAMERDGSSGGVARLAAITEEGLERRVVLGHQLPKFSNT from the exons ATGTTTTTGCTACAAATTAAAAAG ACAACCATAATGGCAGTGGAGTTTGATGGAGGGGTTGTGGTTGGTGCTGACTCCCGAACAACAACAGG CGCTTACATTGCCAATCGAGTTACTGACAAGTTGACTCCCATTCACGACCACATCTTCTGCTGCCGCTCTGGGTCTGCAGCTGACACACAGGCTGTTGCTGATGCAGTCACCTACCAGCTGGGCTTTCACAG TATTGAGCTGGATGAGCCTCCACTTGTGCAAACGGCAGCCAACCTCTTCCAGCAGATGTGctacagatacagagaggagctgaTGGCTGGCATCATTGTGGCTGGCTGGGACAAAAGAAGGGGTGGACAG GTGTACACAGTCCCAATGGGAGGGATGCTAGTGAGGCAACCAGTGTCAGTAGGGGGTTCTGGTAGCTCCTACATCTATGGCTTCATGGATTCTAACTACAAGCCTGGAATGACCAAGGAAGAGTGCCTTCACTTCTGTACCCAGG CCCTGGCGCTTGCCATGGAGCGGGATGGTTCTAGTGGAGGAGTGGCCCGTCTGGCAGCCATCACAGAGGAGGGCCTGGAGAGACGGGTTGTTTTGGGACACCAGCTGCCCAAATTCTCCAACACCTAG
- the LOC135550373 gene encoding proteasome subunit beta type-6-like isoform X1: MAAYMSAGRSENAFSTHDFVPEWAQEEVSTGTTIMAVEFDGGVVVGADSRTTTGAYIANRVTDKLTPIHDHIFCCRSGSAADTQAVADAVTYQLGFHSIELDEPPLVQTAANLFQQMCYRYREELMAGIIVAGWDKRRGGQVYTVPMGGMLVRQPVSVGGSGSSYIYGFMDSNYKPGMTKEECLHFCTQALALAMERDGSSGGVARLAAITEEGLERRVVLGHQLPKFSNT; this comes from the exons ATGGCTGCGTACATGTCAGCGGGCCGTTCAGAAAATGCTTTTAGTACACATGATTTTGTACCAGAATGGGCACAAGAAGAAGTTAGCACTGGG ACAACCATAATGGCAGTGGAGTTTGATGGAGGGGTTGTGGTTGGTGCTGACTCCCGAACAACAACAGG CGCTTACATTGCCAATCGAGTTACTGACAAGTTGACTCCCATTCACGACCACATCTTCTGCTGCCGCTCTGGGTCTGCAGCTGACACACAGGCTGTTGCTGATGCAGTCACCTACCAGCTGGGCTTTCACAG TATTGAGCTGGATGAGCCTCCACTTGTGCAAACGGCAGCCAACCTCTTCCAGCAGATGTGctacagatacagagaggagctgaTGGCTGGCATCATTGTGGCTGGCTGGGACAAAAGAAGGGGTGGACAG GTGTACACAGTCCCAATGGGAGGGATGCTAGTGAGGCAACCAGTGTCAGTAGGGGGTTCTGGTAGCTCCTACATCTATGGCTTCATGGATTCTAACTACAAGCCTGGAATGACCAAGGAAGAGTGCCTTCACTTCTGTACCCAGG CCCTGGCGCTTGCCATGGAGCGGGATGGTTCTAGTGGAGGAGTGGCCCGTCTGGCAGCCATCACAGAGGAGGGCCTGGAGAGACGGGTTGTTTTGGGACACCAGCTGCCCAAATTCTCCAACACCTAG